A genomic stretch from Pirellulales bacterium includes:
- a CDS encoding alpha/beta hydrolase — MGALALVLSAGHLYADDVKTDAFFTTKDGVKIHYVTLGKGTPIVLIHGYTGNADGNWFRNGVAQALAKNHQVIALDCRNHGKSDKPQPGGPGKADDVVELIDHLKIQKAHFHGYSMGGMIVGQLMAKIPDRFISAGFGGSGIAEVDPEMRAKVPVDKKGRDPKEDEVSRQLRIRRAMDNGATREEAEKQASAPPPARPAGLFARPAGPKLDLTTITFPVIAINGEFDGPNAKTHRMQRELKNFKSVVLPGKSHLTAIAFPYMPKEYLESVVTFIDANDPK; from the coding sequence TTGGGCGCGCTGGCCCTCGTGTTATCGGCCGGCCATCTCTATGCGGACGATGTGAAGACAGATGCGTTCTTCACCACCAAGGACGGCGTGAAAATCCATTATGTGACCCTAGGCAAGGGCACGCCGATCGTTTTGATCCACGGCTACACCGGCAACGCCGACGGCAACTGGTTTCGCAATGGCGTCGCCCAGGCTCTGGCCAAAAACCATCAGGTCATCGCGCTCGATTGCCGCAACCACGGCAAGAGCGACAAGCCCCAGCCCGGCGGTCCCGGCAAGGCCGACGACGTGGTCGAGCTCATCGATCACCTGAAGATCCAAAAGGCTCATTTTCACGGCTACTCCATGGGCGGCATGATCGTCGGCCAGCTCATGGCCAAGATCCCCGATCGTTTCATCAGCGCGGGCTTTGGCGGATCGGGGATCGCCGAGGTCGACCCCGAAATGCGCGCCAAGGTTCCAGTCGACAAAAAAGGGCGCGACCCCAAAGAAGATGAAGTGAGCCGCCAACTCCGCATCCGCCGCGCCATGGACAACGGCGCCACACGGGAGGAAGCGGAGAAGCAGGCGAGTGCCCCGCCGCCGGCGCGGCCAGCCGGCCTCTTCGCCCGCCCCGCCGGACCGAAGCTCGACTTGACCACCATCACATTCCCTGTCATTGCGATCAACGGCGAATTCGACGGCCCCAACGCCAAGACGCATCGCATGCAGCGCGAGCTCAAGAACTTCAAGAGCGTCGTACTGCCGGGCAAATCGCACCTGAC